The Brasilonema sennae CENA114 genome includes a region encoding these proteins:
- the hpsA gene encoding hormogonium polysaccharide biosynthesis protein HpsA, producing MFHYRWRLKKIKRFYRQISKIFVSTIKKQILRLLRAILVNKKKQPSSVNAGFVLPTVAMVALVVVLMTTAILFRSFERAKNASNVRVNEAVLNAANPAIERAKAKIEQLFGDSRLESSIPSDFSLEQLINNNLNEFTFGDETQLKLVQGDDTLQTVWKYPVDTDNNGKFDSYTLYGIYFRTPTSNQPGNLLKARTQPMDTGTVGNECQNLATTSANLVSANGWYKLGEKLKKSIFVYSTTVPITDLTILNTNKYEIFRGNKGFVALEYQQDREQERIPLTNNAVVYEDDLEIASQEGISLNGRVFTNGNLLTTRLAQPIKLYLVSSPKSCYFKEVNSKIIVAGNVIDSRVTDNSSHGDVQVDLFDQSYVPNSTIESQVINNTNKTVPTSVYGNTAAYNDEAYAKRIDRLVQATNSAYPNNAELPDEVQQEIKRDLVEDYTLDAVKVRDKRLNFYFKKRTRRVPYAEIPQGSNPLKYRFYDYEINSPLQGNRNSLRPVDEWVFPFNPADGKTATNYAEIGIKDNGSKLYLPATEPVEQAKADKEQKIGDRILVGNNLPQFWYDTTKGKFLSSPDEGQTITGKEWDVDSKGKNSAVTRKRFSQAYQLEDLGATNRDEFWEKSAAQKPQSSLDVVGGLRVVTGAGIYLPSRYTSGGGSAQFASAIADPKPDTIADPPDTMPDEKTPYLRMRATAVYHYQDDSYNPKIPTDYQKPIACVSSYYNPTNSTTARNQKDLPDVSLRNTNRDLTGLPNVSNNPGDSNNGVVYSASSLSTTGYENVLNYQAKLKYRNGRWVNKPLQDALNNISASKPLTLAEQSAVDSAICALKILDRTIGNPTDAVIPHGAIMETAFIDAREIKTVEPREPLEIRATILDLDFLRRTSKNGGEFLFPNSGIIYTTRDDALPDDSEPNNLDVSATDFKLDSTRRPNAIMLINGSNLSRNATYKAEEKGLILVSNLPVYIKGNFNVHTQEEFTDNSLKGEKDWSNKFYARQSLNSNFGCRPSQFPGCNTGETWRSAVVVADAITVLSDNFRFGFREERKEDYKMQTATNTETNLIFAQGNTPGRPTESNGGLENFVRYLENWKGVSHTVAGSFIQFKHSNYATAPWQTVINGSNPSNQNLSRTPFFTPPNRFWSYDTALLNQPPDLFSLHFTTPVTNKPNEFYREVGRDDAWIKTLLCAQDPNGNYTISQDQRGTCS from the coding sequence ATGTTTCACTATCGTTGGAGATTAAAGAAAATCAAGAGGTTTTATAGACAAATTAGTAAAATATTTGTATCTACAATTAAAAAACAAATTCTTCGGCTATTACGGGCAATACTAGTCAATAAGAAAAAACAACCCTCAAGTGTAAATGCTGGTTTTGTGTTACCAACTGTCGCAATGGTAGCATTGGTGGTTGTGTTGATGACAACTGCTATTTTATTTCGGTCTTTTGAAAGGGCAAAAAATGCTAGTAATGTCCGAGTGAATGAGGCTGTCCTGAATGCAGCTAACCCTGCTATTGAAAGAGCAAAAGCAAAAATAGAACAGTTATTTGGAGATTCGAGGTTAGAGTCCTCAATTCCTTCAGATTTTTCACTTGAACAACTTATCAATAATAACCTTAACGAATTTACTTTTGGTGATGAGACACAGTTAAAACTTGTTCAAGGCGACGATACTCTACAAACTGTTTGGAAATATCCTGTAGATACGGACAATAACGGTAAGTTTGATAGTTACACTCTCTATGGTATTTACTTTCGGACTCCAACTAGTAATCAACCCGGAAATTTATTAAAAGCAAGAACACAACCGATGGACACAGGTACTGTTGGTAACGAATGTCAAAATTTAGCTACCACTAGCGCGAACTTAGTAAGTGCCAATGGTTGGTATAAACTCGGTGAAAAGCTAAAAAAAAGTATTTTTGTTTATAGTACGACTGTGCCTATCACAGATTTAACAATATTAAATACTAATAAATATGAAATATTTAGAGGTAATAAAGGCTTTGTCGCTCTAGAATATCAGCAAGACCGAGAGCAAGAAAGAATACCCCTCACTAACAATGCGGTTGTCTATGAAGATGATTTAGAAATTGCTTCGCAAGAAGGTATCAGTCTAAATGGACGTGTCTTCACAAATGGTAATTTGCTAACAACAAGACTGGCTCAGCCTATCAAGTTATATCTAGTTAGTAGTCCGAAATCATGCTATTTCAAAGAGGTAAATAGCAAAATTATTGTCGCTGGAAATGTAATAGATAGTAGAGTAACAGACAATTCCAGTCATGGTGATGTGCAAGTAGATTTGTTTGACCAATCTTATGTACCTAACAGCACAATTGAAAGTCAGGTTATAAACAACACAAATAAAACTGTACCTACATCTGTTTACGGAAACACGGCAGCTTATAATGATGAGGCTTATGCAAAACGAATTGACCGGTTAGTGCAAGCAACAAATAGTGCATATCCAAATAACGCAGAACTTCCTGATGAAGTGCAACAGGAAATAAAACGAGATTTAGTAGAGGACTACACTTTAGATGCTGTTAAAGTTCGTGATAAAAGATTAAATTTTTACTTTAAAAAAAGGACACGTCGTGTTCCATACGCCGAAATACCACAAGGTAGTAATCCACTAAAATATCGATTTTACGACTATGAAATAAATAGTCCTCTTCAAGGAAATAGAAACTCTTTAAGACCAGTGGATGAATGGGTGTTTCCCTTCAATCCGGCTGATGGAAAAACGGCTACGAATTATGCCGAGATAGGAATTAAAGATAACGGTAGTAAACTTTATTTACCTGCAACAGAACCAGTAGAACAAGCAAAAGCAGATAAAGAGCAAAAAATAGGCGATCGCATTTTAGTTGGCAATAATTTACCTCAATTCTGGTATGACACAACCAAAGGCAAATTTCTCAGTTCACCAGACGAAGGACAGACTATTACTGGTAAAGAATGGGATGTTGATAGCAAGGGAAAGAATAGCGCTGTAACTCGCAAGCGCTTCTCTCAAGCATACCAGTTAGAGGATTTGGGAGCTACAAATCGAGATGAATTTTGGGAAAAGTCAGCAGCACAAAAACCCCAAAGTTCTCTGGATGTCGTCGGGGGTTTGCGAGTTGTCACAGGTGCAGGAATTTACTTACCTAGTCGTTACACTTCTGGTGGCGGTAGTGCTCAATTTGCTAGTGCGATCGCAGATCCAAAACCAGATACCATAGCAGATCCACCAGATACTATGCCCGATGAGAAGACACCTTATCTACGAATGCGAGCTACAGCAGTTTATCACTACCAAGATGATTCCTACAATCCAAAGATTCCAACCGACTATCAAAAACCTATTGCTTGTGTCAGCAGCTATTACAATCCTACAAATAGCACAACAGCCAGAAACCAGAAAGATTTACCAGACGTTAGCTTAAGAAATACAAATAGAGACTTAACTGGGCTACCGAATGTTAGTAATAATCCAGGTGACTCGAACAACGGTGTTGTCTACTCAGCTTCATCTCTCTCAACCACAGGTTACGAGAATGTGCTGAATTACCAAGCAAAGCTAAAATACCGAAACGGACGCTGGGTGAATAAACCACTACAGGATGCTTTGAACAACATTTCAGCTAGTAAGCCTCTTACGCTTGCAGAACAATCAGCAGTTGATTCTGCTATATGCGCCTTGAAAATTCTTGATCGTACTATTGGTAATCCCACAGATGCTGTGATTCCTCATGGCGCTATTATGGAAACTGCTTTTATTGATGCAAGAGAGATTAAAACAGTTGAACCGCGTGAACCGTTAGAAATTCGCGCCACTATTTTGGATTTGGATTTTTTACGCAGAACATCGAAAAATGGTGGAGAATTTTTATTTCCAAACAGTGGAATTATTTACACCACTCGTGATGATGCACTCCCCGACGATAGTGAACCCAACAATTTAGATGTTAGTGCTACTGACTTCAAATTAGATTCAACTCGCCGACCAAATGCCATTATGCTGATTAATGGGAGTAACTTAAGCCGTAACGCTACCTACAAGGCAGAAGAAAAAGGACTCATTTTAGTCTCTAACCTGCCAGTTTACATCAAAGGGAATTTCAATGTTCACACCCAAGAAGAGTTCACAGACAACTCCTTAAAAGGAGAAAAAGACTGGAGTAATAAATTCTACGCGCGTCAATCACTTAATTCTAACTTCGGCTGTCGCCCAAGTCAGTTTCCTGGTTGCAACACTGGTGAGACTTGGCGTTCAGCAGTAGTTGTTGCTGATGCAATTACAGTTTTATCTGATAATTTCCGCTTCGGTTTTCGCGAAGAGAGAAAGGAGGACTACAAGATGCAAACCGCCACAAACACAGAAACAAATCTCATATTCGCTCAAGGTAACACGCCGGGACGCCCAACAGAAAGCAATGGTGGTTTGGAAAACTTTGTACGTTACTTAGAAAACTGGAAAGGCGTAAGCCACACAGTAGCTGGTTCTTTTATCCAATTTAAACACAGTAATTATGCCACTGCTCCTTGGCAAACAGTTATTAATGGAAGCAATCCTTCCAATCAAAATCTAAGTCGTACACCCTTTTTTACTCCACCCAATCGTTTCTGGAGTTATGATACAGCCTTGCTGAATCAGCCACCTGACTTATTCTCTCTACACTTTACAACACCCGTAACAAACAAGCCGAATGAGTTTTACAGAGAAGTCGGACGAGATGATGCTTGGATAAAAACTTTGTTGTGTGCTCAAGATCCTAATGGTAACTACACCATTAGCCAAGATCAACGCGGTACATGTTCTTAA
- a CDS encoding HpsJ family protein yields the protein MNNRFGAVIAARTLKVIGIILILSFLIDFLIISLDFSPTDKLLQLRWAGSLVDRGVVPLVGLGMLFTGYWIDSFDDGTQPQSIDLRMPALVISSILGLLFLIIAPVHAGNIIYQRTQAVEQITKDAQIAEKQLETQLNQVKAQLGNDQVKASVEKQKAQVKAQYTELLQDNQRYQQALNNPNIPPATKDLLKKFKANPQELDKFIAQQSDPQQLATQRLGQIRARRDELIKQAEDNWKPGLRIVIGSLLLSIAYIIIGWSGLKGMNALGGKRKMPAR from the coding sequence ATGAATAACCGTTTCGGTGCTGTGATCGCAGCCCGCACACTCAAAGTGATTGGGATAATTTTAATATTGTCCTTTTTGATTGATTTTTTGATTATAAGCCTTGACTTCAGCCCAACCGATAAGCTGTTGCAACTCAGATGGGCAGGAAGTTTGGTTGATCGAGGAGTCGTGCCATTGGTAGGATTGGGTATGCTGTTTACTGGCTATTGGATTGACAGTTTTGATGATGGTACTCAACCCCAGTCTATAGACTTGAGAATGCCAGCTCTTGTAATATCAAGTATCTTGGGATTACTCTTTTTGATTATTGCTCCTGTCCATGCTGGGAATATCATTTATCAAAGAACTCAAGCAGTAGAGCAAATCACCAAGGATGCACAAATAGCAGAAAAGCAATTGGAAACTCAGCTTAACCAAGTCAAAGCTCAATTGGGTAACGATCAAGTCAAAGCATCTGTAGAGAAGCAGAAAGCCCAAGTCAAAGCACAATATACTGAACTTCTTCAAGATAATCAGCGTTATCAGCAAGCACTGAATAACCCCAATATTCCCCCAGCTACAAAAGATTTGCTCAAGAAGTTCAAAGCCAATCCTCAAGAACTTGACAAATTCATAGCCCAACAAAGTGATCCACAGCAACTTGCAACTCAAAGATTAGGGCAAATTCGCGCTCGTCGGGATGAACTGATAAAACAAGCTGAAGACAATTGGAAGCCCGGTTTGAGAATTGTTATAGGCAGTTTGCTGTTGTCTATTGCTTACATTATTATCGGCTGGTCAGGATTAAAAGGTATGAATGCTCTAGGTGGTAAACGCAAAATGCCTGCACGCTAG
- a CDS encoding GspH/FimT family pseudopilin has protein sequence MDSYLLNKFKNKQNCSSNGFTLLELLVSVVIISILAAISVPSWLAFVDTQRLNTAQNEVYLAIRQAQSQAIKNKLTWQVSFREQNDIVQWAVYPPKNPANTIWNNLDSNVRLDAETTSDKSNGVKQIQFDERGHFIPPFRRITLSSKSGGKAKRCVYISTILGAMRTAKENDKPDKDGKYCY, from the coding sequence ATGGATTCTTATCTGCTAAATAAGTTCAAAAATAAGCAGAATTGTTCTAGCAATGGCTTCACGCTACTAGAACTTTTAGTAAGTGTTGTCATAATTAGTATCTTAGCTGCCATATCAGTTCCAAGTTGGCTAGCTTTTGTCGATACTCAGCGCCTCAACACTGCCCAAAACGAAGTTTATCTTGCTATACGCCAAGCTCAAAGCCAAGCTATCAAAAACAAATTAACTTGGCAAGTTAGTTTTCGCGAACAAAACGATATTGTGCAATGGGCAGTTTATCCTCCAAAAAACCCAGCTAACACTATCTGGAATAACTTAGATTCCAATGTACGTCTAGACGCGGAAACAACTTCAGATAAGTCCAATGGTGTGAAACAAATTCAATTTGATGAGAGAGGTCATTTTATTCCGCCGTTCAGACGAATAACTTTATCTAGTAAGTCTGGTGGGAAAGCTAAGCGTTGCGTCTATATTTCTACAATCTTAGGTGCAATGAGAACGGCAAAAGAAAACGATAAACCCGACAAAGATGGTAAGTATTGCTATTAA
- the hpsC gene encoding hormogonium polysaccharide secretion pseudopilin HpsC → MNFLWLFIKRLKLFRVTNKCDGFTLIELLVGIVIATLVITPLLGFMINIMTTERQEQAKADTEQEIKAALDYIARDLQQSVYIYDADGINKIRQQLPKNKDNDKNKFFPVLVFWKRQIISKESSKMEKDIFFYSLVAYYLIKDNDSTWSKAARIGRFQIRDGYDSTEKKNEKLQRDKGFQMFNIQASGNLKSKMNQWTKKKDEAYTQDIVALVDYIEQTTINDTTNPAPPSCTIGQQLPQFSGSGDAVATKNVRTRGFYVCVDSENTVAEIYLRGNALARLQNNNIDFNENNKTYFPQASIRVQGNGFLSAK, encoded by the coding sequence ATGAATTTCTTATGGCTTTTCATTAAGCGGCTAAAACTTTTTCGTGTGACAAACAAATGTGATGGCTTTACCTTGATTGAGTTGCTAGTAGGCATCGTCATCGCTACCCTTGTGATCACACCTTTGCTAGGATTCATGATTAACATTATGACAACTGAACGACAAGAGCAAGCAAAGGCAGATACCGAGCAAGAAATCAAAGCAGCACTTGATTATATTGCGCGAGACTTGCAGCAGTCAGTCTATATATATGATGCTGATGGCATTAATAAAATTAGGCAGCAACTACCAAAGAACAAGGATAATGATAAAAATAAATTTTTTCCCGTTCTTGTATTCTGGAAACGGCAAATCATCTCAAAAGAATCTTCTAAAATGGAAAAAGATATATTTTTCTACTCTTTAGTTGCCTATTATTTGATTAAAGATAATGACTCTACATGGTCTAAAGCTGCTCGAATTGGTAGATTTCAAATAAGAGATGGCTATGATTCTACTGAAAAAAAGAATGAAAAACTTCAGCGAGATAAAGGCTTTCAGATGTTTAATATCCAAGCTTCAGGCAATCTGAAAAGTAAGATGAATCAATGGACAAAAAAGAAAGACGAAGCTTACACACAAGATATTGTAGCTTTAGTTGATTACATTGAGCAAACTACGATAAATGATACTACCAATCCAGCACCTCCAAGTTGCACTATAGGTCAACAGTTGCCACAATTTTCTGGGAGTGGAGATGCTGTTGCCACTAAAAATGTTAGAACACGTGGCTTTTACGTTTGCGTAGACTCAGAAAATACCGTAGCAGAAATTTATTTACGTGGTAATGCCCTCGCTCGTCTTCAAAACAATAATATAGATTTTAATGAGAATAATAAAACATATTTTCCTCAGGCAAGTATACGAGTCCAAGGCAATGGATTCTTATCTGCTAAATAA
- the rpmB gene encoding 50S ribosomal protein L28, whose product MSRRCELTGKKANNAFAVSHSHRRTKRLQQVNLQNKRIWWEGGKRWIRMRLSTKAIKTLEVKGLEAMAKEAGINLNHY is encoded by the coding sequence ATGTCTCGTCGCTGTGAATTAACAGGTAAAAAGGCAAATAACGCCTTTGCTGTCTCCCACTCCCACCGTCGTACCAAGCGCCTTCAGCAAGTTAACCTGCAAAACAAGCGTATTTGGTGGGAAGGCGGAAAACGTTGGATCAGAATGCGCTTATCTACCAAAGCAATCAAAACCCTAGAAGTTAAAGGGTTGGAAGCAATGGCGAAAGAAGCTGGTATTAACTTGAATCATTATTAA
- a CDS encoding TIGR04282 family arsenosugar biosynthesis glycosyltransferase — translation MLNLPKTTKQHLIIFTRYPEPGKTKTRLIPALGTEGAANLQRQMTEHTLSQVKQLQKTSAISFEVRFVGGDLQLMQEWLGYDLIYQPQGEGDLGLRMAQSFLNAFQSGAEKVITIGTDCPGVNNQILAEAFARLQQSELVLGPAVDGGYYLIGLQHPVPELFINIDWGTSQVFHQTISIAQTLNLSVADLPHLADIDRPEDLPIWEEILKLKH, via the coding sequence GTGCTAAATCTACCAAAAACCACAAAACAGCATCTCATCATTTTCACTCGCTATCCAGAACCAGGCAAGACAAAAACTCGACTGATACCTGCTTTGGGAACTGAAGGTGCAGCAAATCTTCAGCGTCAAATGACAGAACACACACTATCTCAGGTTAAACAGTTGCAAAAGACTTCCGCCATATCTTTTGAAGTGCGGTTCGTAGGTGGTGATTTGCAACTTATGCAAGAGTGGCTAGGATATGACTTAATTTACCAACCTCAAGGTGAGGGAGATTTGGGTTTGCGGATGGCACAATCTTTCTTGAATGCCTTTCAATCAGGTGCAGAAAAAGTCATAACTATCGGTACCGACTGCCCTGGTGTCAATAACCAGATTTTAGCAGAAGCTTTTGCACGACTCCAACAATCCGAGCTTGTCCTTGGTCCAGCAGTTGATGGTGGGTATTATTTAATTGGTTTGCAGCATCCTGTGCCAGAATTATTTATCAATATAGACTGGGGAACCTCTCAAGTCTTCCATCAGACTATAAGTATTGCTCAGACGTTGAATTTATCAGTCGCTGACTTACCTCACTTGGCTGATATTGATCGCCCAGAGGATTTGCCAATTTGGGAAGAGATTCTCAAACTTAAGCACTAA
- a CDS encoding glycosyltransferase family 2 protein, with the protein MFSIYILTYNEEIDIAACIESAMLSDDIIVVDSCSSDRTVEIANRYPVRVVQHAFESHGRQRTWMLENISPKHEWVYILEADERMTPELFAECQKASRNPDYIGYYAAERVMFMNSWIRRSTQYPRYQLRLFRHGKVWFTDYGHTEREVCDGPTGFLKETYPHYTSGKGFSRWIDKHNRYSTDEARETVYQLENGTVSWQDLFFGKSEVERRHALKNLSLRLPARPIIRFLYMYFILGGCLDGRAGFTWCTLQAFYEYLILLKVWEMKHIPTPKLDAQVSKNQATQLVSTSVD; encoded by the coding sequence ATGTTTTCAATTTACATATTGACTTATAACGAAGAAATAGACATCGCCGCTTGTATTGAATCGGCGATGCTATCAGATGACATTATTGTTGTAGACTCATGCAGTAGCGATCGCACCGTCGAAATAGCCAACCGCTATCCAGTTCGTGTAGTTCAGCACGCTTTTGAAAGCCACGGTCGTCAACGTACTTGGATGCTAGAAAATATATCTCCCAAGCATGAATGGGTTTATATTCTAGAAGCTGACGAACGCATGACGCCAGAACTGTTCGCGGAATGCCAAAAAGCGAGTCGTAATCCAGATTACATCGGCTACTATGCCGCTGAACGCGTCATGTTCATGAATTCTTGGATTCGCCGCAGTACCCAATATCCTCGTTACCAACTGCGCCTTTTCCGCCACGGTAAAGTCTGGTTTACAGATTATGGTCATACAGAACGAGAAGTTTGTGACGGTCCAACAGGCTTTTTGAAAGAAACATACCCTCATTATACTTCTGGCAAGGGGTTCAGCCGCTGGATTGATAAACACAACCGTTACTCCACAGATGAAGCCAGAGAAACTGTTTATCAGTTAGAGAACGGAACAGTTAGCTGGCAAGATCTATTTTTTGGCAAGTCAGAAGTCGAACGACGCCACGCCTTAAAAAATTTGTCCTTGCGCTTACCAGCTAGACCAATCATACGTTTTTTGTATATGTATTTTATCTTAGGTGGCTGCTTAGACGGACGCGCTGGGTTTACTTGGTGTACATTGCAAGCTTTCTACGAATACCTAATTCTGCTAAAAGTTTGGGAAATGAAGCATATACCAACACCCAAGTTGGATGCACAAGTGTCTAAGAATCAAGCTACGCAGTTAGTATCAACTTCCGTTGATTAG
- the hpsB gene encoding hormogonium polysaccharide secretion pseudopilin HpsB, producing MIHQKQQQASSSSQSGFTIIESLIAVVVVGILLVAIAPVIIFSVATRLQARRIELATNAAQTYIDGIRSSTIPPPPIVTKSTAYTTDPPSPDAPSGTLTCPTTGTGLCEISPATPSSQLYCVDGDTGGCTSDNFKDMIVQGFGYNPTSDKPEDGYRLGLRVYRRDAFNKPSITLKASKDPGIKQAETFTKGTGLISIQAPLVEMTTEISSKVTTFSDFCQRLKPPANNPNPKSHC from the coding sequence ATGATTCACCAAAAACAGCAACAAGCATCTTCATCTAGTCAGTCAGGTTTTACCATCATTGAGTCATTAATAGCAGTCGTTGTTGTTGGCATTTTACTAGTGGCGATCGCACCTGTCATTATCTTCTCTGTCGCAACACGGTTACAAGCAAGACGTATTGAGTTAGCAACTAACGCTGCTCAAACTTATATTGATGGGATTAGATCTAGCACAATTCCACCACCACCCATCGTAACAAAAAGCACAGCATACACTACCGATCCACCTTCGCCAGATGCACCTTCCGGAACCCTGACTTGTCCTACAACTGGAACTGGCTTATGCGAAATCTCTCCTGCAACTCCATCATCTCAGTTATATTGCGTAGATGGAGATACGGGAGGTTGTACAAGTGATAACTTCAAAGACATGATTGTTCAGGGATTTGGGTATAATCCAACTTCCGATAAACCCGAAGATGGCTATAGATTGGGGTTGCGAGTGTACAGAAGAGACGCTTTCAATAAGCCTAGCATCACATTGAAGGCATCGAAAGACCCAGGAATTAAACAAGCAGAAACTTTCACTAAAGGGACAGGTTTAATATCCATCCAAGCACCTTTAGTAGAAATGACAACAGAAATATCAAGTAAAGTAACAACATTTAGTGATTTCTGTCAGCGCCTGAAACCTCCTGCTAACAATCCTAATCCTAAGTCTCATTGCTAA
- a CDS encoding Fur family transcriptional regulator, with amino-acid sequence MQKQTISTKPIRSLEDALEQCQVLGMRVSRQRRFILELLWEAREHLSAREIYDRLNHEGKEIGHTSVYQNLEALSSQGIIECIERCDGRLYGNISDSHSHVNCLDTNQILDVHVELPEEFIRQIEEQTGVRITEYSINFYGYRNSQESK; translated from the coding sequence ATGCAAAAGCAAACGATATCAACAAAACCTATTCGTTCATTGGAAGATGCTCTTGAGCAGTGTCAGGTACTGGGTATGCGCGTTAGCCGTCAGCGTCGCTTTATCCTAGAACTACTTTGGGAAGCAAGAGAGCATCTTTCTGCCAGAGAAATTTATGATCGCCTGAATCACGAAGGTAAAGAGATTGGGCATACCTCTGTTTATCAAAATTTAGAAGCGTTATCCAGCCAAGGCATTATTGAATGTATTGAACGCTGTGATGGACGTTTATACGGCAATATTAGTGATTCTCACAGTCATGTTAACTGTTTGGATACAAATCAAATATTGGATGTTCATGTAGAACTACCAGAAGAATTTATCCGTCAAATTGAAGAACAAACAGGAGTGCGGATTACTGAGTATAGTATTAACTTTTATGGTTACCGTAATTCGCAAGAGAGCAAATGA
- a CDS encoding DUF3685 domain-containing protein → MSDRPLRLLLIDQDPIFRLGLKVALEEFSNSQVVSEADTDTAALQILAKLAQENPNQVNLAVLELGNSRFVSSQQLGLQLCRHLKTQYPNLPLLLLSSVQEQGLLLAAKAAGVDGYCPKGTPISELVTIMHDVVAGGSSWNWEMGKQNMRIYRSEDAGYALENLTSSELPFALLRKRVRLSGIGYINVTLTQVTAQLQVPGLALLDRAVLAGQRRELLAARWLLNRLLASSLERRQEVQSHSRNVSASNNFASAQLQSAINSLPSTSVSKSDSPASVLSPRSLQAALFASCLTKLQLPLQNVTATPLEIDILREDKKRDLLYLILQKIADALDEMRASVVEISQLYELKSTVLLDVWQSATTSFFGKFSRVRVDNNNLEIVTFLLQDAAVVRSEILNQIPLVEELFSYLLFQRNLQIDNTSYPAGSFEAKEYAEMILENLLIQVGNGVMQPLLNSLADVEEVKQNFYDRQLISIREIERFRNNLSWRYRLRNYVNEPKAIFESRYELFVFAPRGIATTSIYAPRGQELTQLSGIPLVVTLAIEFRDAIAPRIQSILSLFGSGVVFVLTQVIGRGIGLIGRGILQGIGSVSLREKKNKKL, encoded by the coding sequence ATGAGCGATCGCCCTTTAAGATTATTGTTAATAGACCAAGACCCCATCTTCCGATTAGGGCTAAAAGTAGCTTTGGAAGAATTCTCCAACTCACAGGTGGTATCGGAGGCAGACACAGACACTGCTGCATTGCAGATTTTAGCCAAACTTGCACAAGAAAATCCAAACCAAGTCAATTTAGCCGTTTTGGAATTGGGGAATAGTCGCTTTGTTTCTAGCCAGCAACTGGGTTTACAACTCTGTCGCCATTTAAAAACCCAGTACCCCAATCTGCCATTATTACTTTTAAGTTCTGTTCAAGAACAAGGACTACTTCTAGCAGCAAAAGCTGCTGGGGTTGATGGTTACTGTCCTAAAGGAACTCCTATTTCTGAATTAGTCACCATTATGCACGATGTGGTGGCAGGTGGTTCATCCTGGAATTGGGAGATGGGAAAACAGAACATGAGGATTTACAGAAGCGAGGATGCAGGATATGCTCTTGAAAACCTCACGTCTTCTGAACTTCCTTTTGCTCTGTTACGGAAGCGTGTACGGTTATCAGGGATTGGGTACATCAACGTCACTTTGACACAAGTGACAGCACAATTACAAGTTCCCGGATTAGCATTATTAGATCGGGCAGTGTTAGCTGGGCAAAGACGAGAATTGCTAGCAGCGCGTTGGCTGCTGAATCGATTATTAGCTTCATCACTGGAAAGGCGACAGGAGGTACAGTCGCATTCACGTAATGTTTCTGCAAGCAATAATTTCGCATCTGCACAGTTGCAGTCTGCGATAAATTCTCTGCCAAGTACTTCTGTTTCCAAATCTGACTCACCAGCTTCTGTGCTGAGTCCTAGATCATTACAAGCGGCATTATTTGCATCCTGTCTTACCAAACTTCAGCTTCCTTTACAAAATGTGACAGCTACTCCTTTAGAAATTGATATTTTACGTGAAGACAAAAAACGTGATTTACTTTATCTTATTTTACAAAAAATTGCTGACGCACTAGATGAAATGCGTGCTTCTGTGGTAGAGATAAGCCAATTATATGAATTAAAAAGTACTGTGTTGCTGGATGTATGGCAATCAGCAACTACGAGTTTTTTTGGCAAATTTTCTCGGGTGCGAGTAGACAATAATAATTTAGAAATAGTTACTTTTCTTCTGCAAGATGCGGCTGTAGTGCGTTCAGAAATTCTCAATCAAATTCCTCTGGTTGAGGAGTTATTTTCCTATCTCCTATTTCAAAGAAATTTGCAAATTGATAATACTTCCTATCCTGCAGGTAGCTTTGAAGCAAAGGAGTATGCAGAAATGATTCTGGAGAATCTCTTGATTCAGGTAGGCAATGGTGTTATGCAACCGTTGCTCAACTCTTTAGCAGATGTAGAAGAAGTGAAGCAAAATTTTTATGATCGTCAATTAATTTCCATACGAGAAATTGAACGATTTAGAAATAATTTGTCGTGGAGATATCGGCTCAGGAATTATGTGAATGAGCCGAAAGCAATTTTTGAAAGCCGCTATGAGCTATTTGTCTTTGCACCTCGCGGTATTGCCACAACTTCCATTTATGCACCGCGCGGACAAGAGTTAACGCAACTTTCTGGTATTCCGCTAGTTGTCACGTTAGCAATAGAATTTCGTGATGCGATCGCTCCTCGTATACAATCTATTTTATCCTTGTTTGGAAGCGGTGTTGTCTTTGTTCTCACGCAAGTTATTGGGCGTGGTATCGGTTTGATTGGTCGTGGTATTCTTCAAGGAATTGGCAGTGTTTCTTTAAGGGAAAAAAAGAATAAAAAGTTATGA